A region of the Caldalkalibacillus thermarum genome:
CACCTACTTAAGACCCCATCCACTTTTAGCTTTTTTGCTTCTTGAACAATCGTATGAACTGTTTGGTCTATATTTTCAAAGTTATGTGTAAATATAGGGATTGTATAATCTACTAACTTCTCTGCTTCTTTATTATTATCTAAGCTGTGCCTTGCAACAATTAATTGATAACCCAATTCTTTTATGCGTTTATAACGTTCTACAAATACAGGTGCTCCAGATGACTCTATTAATAGGATTTTTTTCATATTCACCTTCTCCATTGTCAAATTAATTTACTAATTCCTTAAGTTTTTTCTCAAATTCTATTTGGTCATAATTTTTTTGTTCTTCTGGAATACGCCTTGTAGCCTTGATCAAATCTTCTATAGTATCTGCTACAAGCAGAACAAAAATTATGTTTTTAAATTCTCTTGAGGCTTTTACAAATGAATCAACACCCCACTCTTTCGCATGTAGAGATTTTATTGGAATTTCTACAGCGATAGCTTGGTTTTCTCGGTCAAAATCCTTTATTCCCATACTGTATAAGACGGTATTTTTAAAAACATTAAATCCACTGGAATAACTAACTAAGTCACACATGCCATTGAAGCGATTGTTCACTTCCAATACCAATAATCGATTAGAATCTGGTTCATGAATACAATCCACCTGGAGAATTCCATTGACTCCAGTGATTTTTACTAAATGTTCTATCAATCTCTCCGCTTCTTTCTTTAACCTAGGATCTAATCCAGGTGAAATACGATAACGAGAATGTGGATCGGATTGAATAGAAGTTTGGCCTAAATAAGCATGCTGAATTATTCGAATATTTCCACCAACTACGATAGCTTGCAATCCAACCTCTTGGCCAGCTATAAATTCTTCTAATACCATATTATTCATCTTATTACTTGCATAAATTAAATCTAATTCTTCAGTATTTTTTGCGAAAAAAACCCCTACATTAGCCGAACCAGTGTTCTTCTTCAAAACCACTGGGAACCGAAGTTTAGAACTAGCTTGCAATAAATCCTTCTCATCATTAACTATGTATCCCTTAGGCATAGGAATTGCCTCAGATTCAAATATGATACGTTGGATCGATTTATCCATAGATATGATCGCTGAACGCATACTCTGCCCAAAAAAAGGAATAGAATGTTCATCAGCATATTCTTTGATTACTGCATCTCTAATCAAATGAAACTCATTGTTTGTATCAACTTTTGAAATAATACCTTCAATTTGATTTTTTTGGATATAGCTTTTTATCTCTTCAGTAGATATAACTGGGTCGATCAAAAACTGATCAACCAATGAGAGGCTTTCTGTATTATGCGATGCAATGACATGTATCTCATTATGAAATTCTTTAAGCCATGGAGTAAATCGCTC
Encoded here:
- a CDS encoding ATP-grasp domain-containing protein, whose product is MLRKKRILILGDTFLERFTPWLKEFHNEIHVIASHNTESLSLVDQFLIDPVISTEEIKSYIQKNQIEGIISKVDTNNEFHLIRDAVIKEYADEHSIPFFGQSMRSAIISMDKSIQRIIFESEAIPMPKGYIVNDEKDLLQASSKLRFPVVLKKNTGSANVGVFFAKNTEELDLIYASNKMNNMVLEEFIAGQEVGLQAIVVGGNIRIIQHAYLGQTSIQSDPHSRYRISPGLDPRLKKEAERLIEHLVKITGVNGILQVDCIHEPDSNRLLVLEVNNRFNGMCDLVSYSSGFNVFKNTVLYSMGIKDFDRENQAIAVEIPIKSLHAKEWGVDSFVKASREFKNIIFVLLVADTIEDLIKATRRIPEEQKNYDQIEFEKKLKELVN